The following is a genomic window from Clostridium sp..
AGATAGATATGCTTGCGCTTACTACACCGGTTTTGGCTTTTGCAGGGTTGTCGCTTGGAAAGGATTTGAAGTTATTCAAAGAACTCAGCTGGAAAATAGTAGTTGTAGCAATTGTGGTTTATACTGGAACTTTTTTCCTGGCCACGCTAATTGCGGAATTTGTTTTGAGAATTACCGGAAAGGTATAAAGGAGCTTGAAACTATTGTCATTTTTATAATATCCAATTTTATGATTGGTTTTATTGAGGCAGGGAATATTTTATTGAAAAGAAAAGCACTTATTGATTATATTAAAGTCAATAAGTGCTTTTCCCTAAGCGAATTTGCGGATGCTGTAAATATTACAGGGCAGACGATGAATTTATATTTTAAAAAGAATATTATTAATAAAATAAGTTGTGGGAGGTGTATGAATTTGAAATTCATGAAAAAATATATACATAACTACTGGAAGGGATTTTGTCTTGCACTAGTATGTCTTTCTGTAGAAGCTCTTTGTGACCTCATGCAACCTGCTATAATGTCAAAAATAGTGGACATAGGGGTTGCAAATGAACAGATGGATTATGTAATAAAAAATGGAATAATTATGCTTGTAATTACAGGTATAGGAGCACTTGGAGCTTCAGGACGTAATATATTGTCTGGAAATGTGTCACAGAAATTCAGTATGGAACTGAGATCGGATTTATTTGAGAAGATTCAAAATTTCTCATTTGCCAGTGTTGACAGATTTGACAGTAGTTCTCTTATAACACGACTTACAAATGATGTGGTTCAGGTTCAGAATTTTGTGAATGGACTTATGAGGATATTTGTGAAAGCCCCTCTTATATGTATTGGAAGTATTATTATGGCATCAAGACTTGATATGCATCTTTCTAGAATAATATATATAGTGATACCAACAGTAGGTATTCTTATATTCGCCAGTATGAATATAGGATATCCATACTTTATTAAAGTTCAAAATGCTCTGGACGGAGTCAATTCTGTTATAGGGGAGTATCTTTCTGCAGTAAGAGTAGTAAAGGCATTTGACAGATTTGACTATGAAGTTGATAGATTTGAGGATGCAAATGTAAATCTTGGACAATCGTCAGCCAGAGCTGTGCGTATTATGGCTGTATTTTCTCCAGGTATAAATTTGACTATAAATATAGGGATAGTATTGATCTTGTGGATTGGGGGAAGATATGTTGAAAGTGGAAGCATGCATGTAGGACAAATAATTGCATTTATAAATTATATGACACAGATTTTGTTTTCAATTATGATAATATCTTCTGTTTTCAACATGTTTGTGCGATTCAAGGCCTCAATGATCCGTATTGCAGAAGTATTTGAAGAAGAAACTGGATTTGTTTCGGGTAAAAAAAGTACTGATTATAGTGAAATTGGGAGAATAGATTTTGAGAATGTATCATTTTCATATCAAGATGGACGTCAGGTTATACATGATATCAGTTTTACATGTATGCCTGGTGAGACGATTGGCATAATTGGATCTACAGGATCAGGAAAAAACAGTCTTGTAAATTTGATCCCGAGGTTTTATGATGCTATTTCCGGGAATATAAAAATTGATGGAACTGATATTAAAGATATTGATGAAAGGATTTTAAGGGATAAAATAGCACTTGTACCTCAAAAGTCGGTGCTTTTTACAGGGAGTGTACTTGAAAATATAAGGTGGGGCAAAGAAGATGCCTCTGAGGAAGAGGTAAAAAAGATATCAGAAATTGCGGAAGTAGATGAATTTATTTCCAAACTACCGGAGAAGTATAATACTAAACTTGGTCAGGGAGGAGTAAATTTTTCAGGTGGACAAAAACAGCGTGTTTCCATAGCACGTGCGATTATCAAAAAACCTGAAATACTTATATTGGATGATTGTACAAGTGCTTTGGATGCGTCTACCGAGGCAAAGATTATATCCGGGATAAAAAAATACTCAAAGGACATGACTGTAATAATGATTGCACAAAAGATATCATCTATAGTGGCAGCAGACAGAATAATTGTACTTGACAATGGAAAGATAGCAGGTATGGGAAGCCATGATGATCTCATGAAAAGCTGTGAAGTTTACAAGTATATATATCTGTCTCAATTTGGGAAAAAGGAGGCATGATTGTGAATAGAAATGTAAGAGCATCATTTGATCCAAAAAAAGGGGTAAAGGGTAAAGGCAGCATTCAGCCCGTAGAGAAGCCGAAAAATTTTACCAAAACTATGGCAAGATTGTGGGAGTATTTTGGAAGTCAGAAAAAAGTGCTTATTATAATATTTATTTCCATAGTGCTGGATTCCATAGTGAGCTTTCTGGGACCTTATCTTATTGGGAAAGCTATTGACTCAATGTCTGATCTAAAAGGCGGGACAGATTTTAATCTGCTTTTTTTAATAGTTATGCTGCTTTTAGCTTCATATATAATTGATGCTCTGCTTACGTTCTTTCAGGGATGGATTATGGCGGTGACAGCTCAGAAAATAGTCATAAGCCTCAGGAAAAGTCTATTTGGGAAACTTCAAAAACTGCCGATTTCTTTTTTTGACAATAATACTCATGGAGAAATTATGAGCAGGCTTACAAATGATATAGAAAACGTAGATACTACAATATCACAGTCAACTGTTCAGCTTATGTCGGGGATAGTTACGGTTATTGGATCTTTTGTAATGATGCTCATGCTCAGCCCTATTTTAACTCTTGTAAGTCTTATAACAGTACCAATGGTATTCTTGTTGACCAGGATAATAGCAAAAAAGACCAGTGTACTGTTTAAAAATCAGCAGGTGGAACTTGGAATGCTTAACGGGCATATAGAAGAGAGCATATCCGGGCTTCAAGTTGTTAAAGCTTTCAACCATGAAAAGATGTCAATAATGCAGTTCAACAAGATAAATAGAAAGTTATGTAAAATAAGTATAAAGGCCCAGATATGGTCTGGATTTCTTATGCCCATCATGAATGTAATAAATAATGTAGGATTTGCAGCTGTGGCAGGAGTAGGTGGAACTTTAGCAGTAAAAGGAAGTATAACAGTTGGAATTATAGCCAGCTTTTTAAGCTATTCAAGGCAGTTTTCCAGACCTTTGAATGATATTGCAAGTGTATTCAACACTCTTCAATCTGCTGTTGCAGGTGCCGAAAGGGGTTTTGAAATACTGGATGAAAGTGAAGAAGCAAAAGACAAAAACGATGCAAAAATTATGAAAGATTCCGAAGGCCATGTTGCCTTTGAAAATGTAAGTTTTAGCTACAGAAAAGATGTTGAAATATTAAAGAATATTAATTTTGAGGTAAAGCCGGGACAGATTGCTGCCATTGTTGGACATACTGGAGCAGGAAAGACAACTATTATGAATCTTCTTACTAGATTCTATGACGTTGTAAAAGGTAAAATATCTATTGATGGTGTAGATATAAGAGACTATACAAGGGACAGCCTCAGAAGGTGCTTCGGTATTGTACTTCAGGATACGTATCTCTTTTCAGAAAGTATACTTGAAAATATAAAATACGGGAGACTAGATGCCAACTCTTCGGAAGTCAGAGCTGCTGCAAAAGTTGCAGGAGCAGATGAATTCATTGAACTGCTCCCTGAAAAATACAATACCATGCTTCAACCAGGCGGAGTTAACTTGAGTCAGGGGCAGAGGCAGCTAATAACAATTGCAAGGGCTGTGCTTTCAAATCCATCAATATTAATTCTTGATGAAGCTACCAGTAATGTGGATACCAGGACGGAATTAAAGATACGGCAGGCAATGAACAGTCTCATGAAAGGGAGGACCAGCTTTATAATTGCACATAGACTAAGTACTATAAGAAATGCAGATATTATAATGGTAATAGATGCCGGTAAAATAGTTGAACTTGGAAATCACAATGAGCTTATGAAGAAAAAAGGTATATACTACAACATGTATTTTAATCAATTATTTGAATAATGGAGAGAATAGTATAATAAAAGTGGCAGAATATTTGTGCCTGAGAATCGAAAAAGGGAGATGGACTAAAAATGATAAAAATAGATAGTGAAAGATGTATAGGATGTGGACAGTGTGTTAAGGACTGTTTTCCCATGTGTATAGAGATGAATGGAGATAAGGCAGAACTCAATAACAACTATTGTATAAAGTGCGGACATTGTATTGCAGTCTGTCCCAAAGGGGCTGTATCCATGGATGAATATGACATGGGAGATGTAAAAGAATACGATGTAAAAAATTTCTCAATAGATGCAGATAACATGCTGAATTTCATAAAATTCAGAAGGAGCATAAGGCAGTTCAAAGACAGAAAAGTAGAACAGGAGAAGATTGACAAGATAATAGAAGCCGGGAGATTTACTGAAACAGGCAGTAATGCACAGGATGTATCCTATATAGTTGTAAGAGATAATTTAAAACAATTGAAAGATCTTACATTTAAAAATATGGAAAGGATGGCTCATAGTGTCCTTGAAAGTAAAACCCCTGAGGCCAGGTTATATAGGAGGTATGCAGAAATATGGATAAAAATGTGTGAAGCCTACAGACAAAATCCTAAAAATGACAGGATATTTTTTAATGCACCGGTAGTGATTGCTGTTACAGCTTCATCACAGGTAAATGCGGCACTGGCATCCTCAAATATGGAACTTGTTGCTAATGCATTGGGACTTGGAGTCCTTTTTAGCGGCTTTTTTGTAAAAGCAGCAAGTGAGAGCAAAGATATTGTTGATTTTCTTAAGATTAAAAGAAGAAAAGAACTTGTAACCTGCATGATAATAGGATATCCTGATGTAAGATATTTTAGAACGGTTCCACGAAAACAGGCGGATGTGACCTGGAAATAGGGAGGATTATATGGACAGTATATTTTTGATAATAAAATCTATAATATTGGGAATAGTAGAGGGAATAACGGAGTTCCTGCCGGTGTCTTCAACAGGACATATGGTGGTTTTTGAAAATTTAATGAGATTTAGAGGAGACAACCCTACTTATGTTGGGATGTACACATATGTTATACAGCTTGGAGCCATACTGGCAGTGGTGATACTGTATTGGAAGAAAATAAAAGAAACTCTTGTAAATTTTCTTCCTCATAAAGTTGGTTATGAAAAATCTGGATTTAAATTTTGGTTCATGATATTTATTGCCTGCATTCCCGGAACTATCTGTCAGCTGTTATTGGGTGATTTGGCAGACAAATATCTGTTTACACCGGCATCTGTGGCAATGACTTTGTTTCTAGGCGGTATATGGATGATATATGCTGAGAATAAATTCAGGAATAAAAGTGCCGGAGACAGCGGATTGGATGTTACAGCAAAGCAGGCCCTGATAATCGGCACCTTTCAATGCCTGGCCATAATTCCAGGAATGTCCCGTTCGGCTTCAACAATTATAGGTGGATGGCTATCAGGACTTTCTACGATTGCTGCTGCGGAATTCTCCTTTTTCCTGGCAATTCCGGTTATGGTGGGGATGAGCGCCCTGGAGATATTGAAGATTGGCGGTATGGCAAACCTTACATCTGTGGAAATAATATCTCTTGCTGTAGGATTTCTGGTATCATTTTTAGTGGCTTTGATAGTAGTCAACGGATTTATCCTGTATTTGAAAAAGAAACCTATGAGAATATTTGCGGTATATAGAATGATATTTGCGGTGGTGGTATTAGCTGCAGGATTTACAGGGATATTTCATTAGCAGGGTAAGCTTGTTTTAAAAAGTTATTCAAAATTAAAGAAGTATTATATTGACTGTTTTTTTGACAGGTTCAATGTAATACTTCTTTTGAGCAGAATAAAGCTGATTGCCTTAAAATTTATTTTCTTCTATACTTCTGTAATTGCATGGCAGGTAAGTCCGGAAAATCCGAGTATATTTACATGCAGTTATTTACCTAAAATCTGAATTTCTCCACGACTTCCGTCAACTAAAACTTTATCACCGGTTTTAAGTTTTGAAGTGGCATTACCACATCCAACAACTGCTGGAATACCGAGTTCTCTGGCTACAATTGCCGCATGTGATAATGGTGCACCTATATCCGTAACAATAGCTCCGGCTTTCGGAAATATGGGAGTCCAGCCTATGTTGGTGGTTGATGCTACCAATATTTCACCGGGCTGAAGAAGATCTCCATCTTCCGGGTTCTTGAGAATTCGAGCCAATCCTTCAACTCTGCCGGCGGCTCCAGGGAAACCCTTCAATGTTTCGGAATTTGAATTCACTGTATCAGCAGGTGAGGTAAAATCGTAAAAATCCACCCTTCTATCTGGATCTTTGGTCCATTTATAAGGATCTATGCGCCCTCTGATAATAGAAGGAAGAGGAGGCAGAGCTCTGTAACTGTCGTAATTTTTTCGCCTTGCAGGTATGTGTTCCAAAGCCGATCTGTCTCCTGTCAATAAATTCAGGATTTCATTAATGTACAGAAAAAACACATTGCCGCCAATGCCTGTTAATTGGCTGGCTTTGAGTGCAAAAGTCCTGTTTACTCTGAATACTCTGGTCCATTCTGAGCGCAGTGCCTCTCTGATAGAACTTCCCTCACGGGCGTCTTCAATCTGTTTTTTTATCTGATCGTATTTAGAGGGGAAACGTTCCTTTAGATTTTTCATTTCACGAATATATTGGCTTTCCCGGTTTTTTAAAAGACTTTCTGCATCTATCCCAGCTTTTTTATTTTCGTCTATCTGTTTTTTCAACCACATTTTATCCTCTGATGGATCCGGTATGGATAATTCAAATTCATGAGGACTTCTGTGGCCATATCTTAACAGGAATTCTTCTTTGGTCATTTTTCCTTTGGCTATTTTTGAGATTCCAACAACAGGACCAAGGCTTTCAAGGCTGGAATTGCCGCCTAAACTGGAAAGCAAAATACCTGCAGCTTCTTTTCCCAAAAGCTCTGGAAGTTTTTCATTGAGTTTAAACAGGGCCATTATTTTTTTCCTGGGTGCATAGCGGCCTGCCAATAATATTTTACAGTTATAGGGCCAGAGTTCTTCTTCCCATAATTCAAGTAATTCATTCCCGTCATTTACCTGTTCTATACGTTTTTTAATATTTCTGCACCATGCAGGTGTATCTTTTATATAGAGAGGTATTGATCTTGAAATTTTTCTTGAGCATTTTAACATATGTCCTGTTCTTGGAAGCATAGCCTTTAATAATTGCAAACCTGAAAAGGGATATATGGGAATATCCATGTTCTTTGTGGTTTTTCCAAATATATAGTTCATTTTTTTGAGCACCGGTTTATAATCCCGGCCAAATGCCTTATACATGGACAACGCCACATTGACATTGGAATACATTCTTCCGCATATATTACCTGAAAACAGATAATAATTGGGAATGATTGATTGTTCCTCATCAAGGGCTCTTATTACAGACCAGCTTAAGGGAGTGAAAACATCAGACATGGCTTCGCCTACATTGGTATTTGTCCATAGATAGTCCCCGTCCAGAGAAGCATTCATCTCATAGGTGTCCAGATTATATGCTTTTAGGGTGGTAATTGGCCTTGCCTGCAGTATATATAGTTTGTCTTTGGAAACTGCCCATTCAATATCCTGCTGGCATCCAAGGTCTTTTACCAATCTGGAGGCATATCTGAATAATTTTGAAGAATATTTTTTAAAATCCTTCCGGCCTTCGTACTTTCCACCCGGTCTAAATAATTTAAAGGGATATGCATTGGATTCTCCGGATACAAGCTGCTCTCCCAATCCATATACATAATTGCCGGACATGTTTTGGTGGCTCCCGGTAATTGGATCTGCAGTAAACAATACGCCGGATATCTCAGATGGAACCATCAACATTATAACTACTGCAATCTGATGGGACTGGTCCATATCCTGTACAGTGGTATAAGCTTTCACTCTCTCCGACTCTTTTGATTCAAATACTGTATAAATAGCTTTTTTTATCTCATCATCTGTATTCACATTGAGAACTGTTTCAAATTCTCCTGCAAAGGAAGCTGCTGCAGAGTCTTCGCTTAATGCAGAGGACCTGACTGCAAACAGGCAGCCTGCATTTTTATTCCTGATTTTTTTCAGCAGACTCTGTATTTCACTCCAGGCCTCATCCCTGAGTTTATTCTCATGGAAGGCAGAGGGTAAAACCACAAATCCCTCCGGTACCGGATATCCATCCTGATACATTCTTGAAAGCATTGCACCTTTACCGCCTGCAAGAGACCTTTCATCGGAAGTCAGGTTCTTGAAACTTTTTATCATATTACTCATAATTATATAAGTTCCTTTCTTAATTATTATTTATAAAAAGTGTTTCTGAACAAATCCAGATAACTGTCAATTTCCGCCAAAAAATCATTATAATTCAATTCATTCAAGGAGGAAACTTTTAATTTTCCCCGTTCTCTTGAAGAAATACCTTCCAGAGTCCACATAATTACATGAACAGCCCGGTCCTTATCCACATTAGCTTTAAATCTGGAAACATCCACATCCTGCAGCACTTTACTGCTTCCACTGGCAATATAATTCCTGTTTCTTGTATCCAGCTCATCTTTTACTTCCTCTGATTCCTCGAAGTATGCGGACTTTACAAAGTCAAGCATATCCGGATATCTGCCTATCAGGGTAAATTCCATGACAATCACCTGTCTCAGCCTTTTTAGGATGTCTCTTTCACTCAAATCTATTTTTCCATAAAACTCATTCATCAAAGTTTTTACTGAATAATCGTATAGATATAAAAATAGATCTTTTTTACTGTGGAAGTAGTGAAAAAGCATTCCCTTGCCTATACTGGCTTCTTTTACTATATTGTTGGTGGATGCGTTCTTGTAACCCCTTAAGTTGAATTCCTTCATTGCTGCATTGAGTATTCTATTTTGCTTATGGGGTTCCAGTGCATGAAACTTTTCAAACATATGGCGACCTCCTGACTCAATTTATCGACCTAACTGGTCTGTAATACATTATAACATCATCGACCAGAATAGTCTATAACTTTTTATAAAAAGGCAGGCTTAATAATTTTTATATCTATTTGTTGCAATTGCTGCTATTTAAGGTATTATTTTTAATTATAGTCACATAATATTTCTGAGGTGAATTTATATTGTTTTGTCCTAAAAGAGTTATATTTCAAAATGCAGCCCTGGAGTATGAAACAGGGAAAAAGATAATGGAATATTTTAAAAATAAAAATGTGGAATTGGTATTTTCTAAAAGTGGAAGAATAACGCAGATACCAGGGAATACAGCTCCTGAAATGTACTTTCAAGGTAAGAATACGTTGGTAGTGGGAATTAGAAAGCCCTATAAGTTTCAATCCTGTAAGCCGTCTGCACATTATCAATTGCCATTGACAAGCGGCTGCATGGGAATGTGTGAATATTGTTATCTTAATACTCAAATGAGCAAAAGGCCGTATACAAAGGTTTATGTAAATATAGATGAAATATTGAGCAGGGCAGATAAATATATTGAAGAGAGACTGCCGGATATAACAGTATTTGAAGGTGCAGCAACTTCTGATCCTGTTCCTGTTGAGTCTTATACAGGTAATTTGGAGAAATGTATATTGCATTTTGGAAAAAGTAAAAGTGGGTATTTTAAATTTGTGACTAAATTTACTGATGTAGATAATCTTCTCAATTTAAATCACAATGGAAAAACTGCCATAAGATTCAGCATAAATACAGATAAAATAATAAGTAAATTTGAACACGGAACTCCCGAACTTAAAGATAGAATGAATGCAGCCGCAAAAGTTTTAAATGCAGGATATAGTGTCGGCTTTATAATTGCACCGGTATTTTTGTACTCTAATTGGAAAACTGAATATGGAAATGTTATAGATAAGATAGGAAATAATTTTTGCAATTCACCAATTTCTTTTGAAATAATATCCCATAGGTTTACCAGAAGGGCAAAAGAAAATATTTTAACAGTGTATCCTAAAACAATGCTGCCTATGGAAGAAGAAATCAGGAAATTTAAATATGGTCAGTTTGGATATGGCAAATATGTATATATAGATGATGAATTGAATTATATGAGAGAGTTTTTCAGAGAAAATATCAGAAAATACTTTGATAAGTCAAGTATAAAATATATAATATGAGTGCCTAACGAAAAGAAAAGGGTATGCCCATATTTGTATTGGGGTAGAATTAATGATATTATTTTATATACTTGTCCACCAATTCATAGCATCTTTCCTTTGTCGATTGAGCTAATGAATTGGTATATGATACGGATTCCAGTGTTCCACCCTGTATTTTTGAGGATTCTTCTTTTGCCTTAATCTCTCTTTTGTCCAGCCATTGAATTTCTTCATTTTGTAAATCTTCCATTTCACTAGCTGATAATTGTTCCTTTAATATGTCATAATAGATTTCATTCAAAGCAGCGCTCCACTGTTTATATCTTTCATTTGCATGTTCTATCATATCTTCTGCTGTTTTCTCGGTATTGTTAAAATCTTTAAATCCTAATTCAATATTGTCCAATTTAGTTATATATTCTTGTTTCTTATTTTCTTTATTCAAGTTATCATTTGGCTGATCAGAGTTGGAATTGTTTTTCTCTTCAGTATTGAGATTCGTGTTGTCTTCAGTTTTTGAAGTATCGTCTGTTATTATAGTTGGTGACTCAGCATGGTTGTTTTTTGCAGTATTTTCTGACGGCGTAGAGTTTTCACTGTCAGAGGGACTTTTTTCTAAACTGGTAGTTTTGTTTTCTAAAGTACTTTTTGGCGATTCGGTATTTTCACTTTTTGTAATATTTTTTGCTGACTCAGTGTTTTCACTTTTGATAGTGCTATTTTGGCATCCAGTTAGTCCTAAAACTAGAATTAAAACTATAATTCCTATAATTTTTTTCATTTTATAATCATTCCTTCTTCAGAAATAGATATATTAAATTTATCCAAATTTTTACGCTGATGCCACAGCCTTTTTTGTGGATTACTATTATGACAAGACTATTATAAATTACCCAGATCGATATTGCAGTTTTGAAAATAGGTTTCAAGTTTCTTTTTTGAAGACTTTAATACTTTGATAGTAGTTTCCAATTTTTTTTCTGAAAACCGAAAAGTCGGAATACATACACTTAGGGCAGCAATTGTTTGTTTCTTGCTGCATAATGATATTCCTATACAATTCACAAGTGGTGTTGATTCTTCATGCTCGATTGAATATCCCCGAGCGCGGGTCTTTTCTAATTCTTCAAATAATCTATCCCAGTCGGTGATGGTGTTTGGAGTAAAAGCCTTTAATCCTTCTGGATATAAATTATACACTTCCTCTTTTGATTTTTCTGCCAGTATAGCACGTCCTATGGCGGTACAATACAGTGGAAGTTGTTTGCCGACATAAGATACAAGACGAATTGGTTCTGCTGAATCTTCTTTTGCAATATAAAGTAGATTATTCCGGATTTGGATACCCAGTTGGCATGTTTCATTGATAACAGAAACAATATTTTTCATTTCTGTTTTTATTAATTGTAAAGCACCTGTATGGTTGTCATATGAAGAACCAACTGAAAAAGTTGCGATACCTATAAAATATTTTGAGGTTTCTTTTTGCATATAAATAAACTTTCTTGAAGTCATAGTATGAACCAACGGCATGATACTGCTTTTAGGTGCATCTAAAGCTTTTGATATTTCTGTTAATGTCATCCCATTACTATTGTTTGATAAAAGTTCAAGTATATCCAGTACACGCTTTGTTGGTCTGTGTTCATTAGATGTCATAATTTACCCACCCAGCTATTTTCTATATTATTATTTATTATATCAAAATCAAAAAAATATTTCTACTATAAAATATTAAAATAAATATTGACATAAGCGTAGAAAAGTGATAAATTTTAAACATGAAGTTCGTATTTACATATTAAGTACGTAAATACGAACAAAATATTTAAATTTAATGTAAAGGTTATATTATAAAAAATTTAATTATGGATGGAGGAAAATTATGGTTTATCATGTACCACCGATTAATTTAATTGGAAAAGATTGTTTAAATGATGCTGGAGAGCAAATTAAGAATATGGGATGCAAAAAGGCATTTATTTCAACTGACAAATTTCTTACACAAAATGGAACTGTGAAAAAGGTAACAAACATTCTTGATGAAATCGGCATTGCTTATATTGTTTATAATGAGGCAAAGCCGAATCCTACAGTAAAAAATGTTGAAGACGGGCTGAAAATTCTAAAAAAAGAGAAATGTGACCTGGTAATAAGTATTGGAGGCGGCTCCCCTCAGGATTGTGGAAAGGCAATTGCTATATTGGCAACAAATGGTGGAAATATAAAGAATTATGAAGGCGTAAACAAGACTACGAAAAAGTCCCTGCCAATTGTGGCAATTACCACTACTGCAGGTACTTCCGCCGAGGTGACGATTAATTATGTAATTACAGATGAAGAACGCCATGTCAAGATGATAATGGTGGATACCAATTCTCTTGCATACATGACTATAAATGATCCGGAGCTGATGGTAAGCATGCCGGCATCATTGACGGCTGCAACTGGCATGGATGCGCTGACACATGCTATTGAGGCTGTTGTTGCAAATGGAGCAAATGATGTAACGGATGCGACAGCACTATATTCAATCAAGGAAATATTTAAATTTTTACCTAGAGCAGTAAAAAATGGACAAGATATTGAAGCTAGAGAGCAGATGTGCTATGCCTGTTATTTGAATGGTATTGCATTTAGCAATGCAGGATTAGGTAATGTTCATGCAATGGCTCATCAGCTTGGAGGATTATATGATTTACCTCATGGTGTTTGCAATGCAATATTGCTTCCAGTAGTAGAAGAAGAAAATGCAAAGGGTGCACCGGAGAAATTCAGATTAATAGCGGAGACAATTGGATATGATGTAAATGACAGCACAAATGAGGAATGCGTGGATTATGTAATAGGCAGTATAAAAAAATTATCTGAAGAAGTTGGAATCCCGAAGTCATTGAGAGAAGTTGGGGTTTCAGATCCTGATTTTGATACACTAGCTGAAAATGCCATGAAGGACGCATGTGCTGCCGCAAATCCAGTATTTTTCAGTAAGGAAAAATTAATAGAGTTATTCAGGAAAATTGCATGATTAAAATGTAAAGGAGAGTTAAAGTGGTGAAAAGAAGTAAAAAAATTCTTTGTGGACTGCAAAATCAATATTACAGAGCTACTTGGAAATCAATGGGATTTTCAACGGATGACCTGAAAAGGCCTTTGATAGGAATTGCAAATGCGTGGAGTGAATGTGTTCCCGGACATTTTAATCTGCGTCAGGTTGCACAGAGGGTAAAAGATGGTATATATCGTGCAGGTGCAACACCAGTTGAGTTTGGAGTAATTGGAGGTTGTGACGGCATGGGACAGGGACATGATGGAATGCATTATATCCTTCCTTCCAGGGAATTAATTGCAAACTCTGTTGAATCAATGGCACAGATAAATTTGTTCGATGGCATCGTGTTGT
Proteins encoded in this region:
- a CDS encoding ABC transporter ATP-binding protein, whose product is MNLKFMKKYIHNYWKGFCLALVCLSVEALCDLMQPAIMSKIVDIGVANEQMDYVIKNGIIMLVITGIGALGASGRNILSGNVSQKFSMELRSDLFEKIQNFSFASVDRFDSSSLITRLTNDVVQVQNFVNGLMRIFVKAPLICIGSIIMASRLDMHLSRIIYIVIPTVGILIFASMNIGYPYFIKVQNALDGVNSVIGEYLSAVRVVKAFDRFDYEVDRFEDANVNLGQSSARAVRIMAVFSPGINLTINIGIVLILWIGGRYVESGSMHVGQIIAFINYMTQILFSIMIISSVFNMFVRFKASMIRIAEVFEEETGFVSGKKSTDYSEIGRIDFENVSFSYQDGRQVIHDISFTCMPGETIGIIGSTGSGKNSLVNLIPRFYDAISGNIKIDGTDIKDIDERILRDKIALVPQKSVLFTGSVLENIRWGKEDASEEEVKKISEIAEVDEFISKLPEKYNTKLGQGGVNFSGGQKQRVSIARAIIKKPEILILDDCTSALDASTEAKIISGIKKYSKDMTVIMIAQKISSIVAADRIIVLDNGKIAGMGSHDDLMKSCEVYKYIYLSQFGKKEA
- a CDS encoding ABC transporter ATP-binding protein, with amino-acid sequence MIVNRNVRASFDPKKGVKGKGSIQPVEKPKNFTKTMARLWEYFGSQKKVLIIIFISIVLDSIVSFLGPYLIGKAIDSMSDLKGGTDFNLLFLIVMLLLASYIIDALLTFFQGWIMAVTAQKIVISLRKSLFGKLQKLPISFFDNNTHGEIMSRLTNDIENVDTTISQSTVQLMSGIVTVIGSFVMMLMLSPILTLVSLITVPMVFLLTRIIAKKTSVLFKNQQVELGMLNGHIEESISGLQVVKAFNHEKMSIMQFNKINRKLCKISIKAQIWSGFLMPIMNVINNVGFAAVAGVGGTLAVKGSITVGIIASFLSYSRQFSRPLNDIASVFNTLQSAVAGAERGFEILDESEEAKDKNDAKIMKDSEGHVAFENVSFSYRKDVEILKNINFEVKPGQIAAIVGHTGAGKTTIMNLLTRFYDVVKGKISIDGVDIRDYTRDSLRRCFGIVLQDTYLFSESILENIKYGRLDANSSEVRAAAKVAGADEFIELLPEKYNTMLQPGGVNLSQGQRQLITIARAVLSNPSILILDEATSNVDTRTELKIRQAMNSLMKGRTSFIIAHRLSTIRNADIIMVIDAGKIVELGNHNELMKKKGIYYNMYFNQLFE
- a CDS encoding nitroreductase family protein, with the translated sequence MIKIDSERCIGCGQCVKDCFPMCIEMNGDKAELNNNYCIKCGHCIAVCPKGAVSMDEYDMGDVKEYDVKNFSIDADNMLNFIKFRRSIRQFKDRKVEQEKIDKIIEAGRFTETGSNAQDVSYIVVRDNLKQLKDLTFKNMERMAHSVLESKTPEARLYRRYAEIWIKMCEAYRQNPKNDRIFFNAPVVIAVTASSQVNAALASSNMELVANALGLGVLFSGFFVKAASESKDIVDFLKIKRRKELVTCMIIGYPDVRYFRTVPRKQADVTWK
- a CDS encoding undecaprenyl-diphosphate phosphatase codes for the protein MDSIFLIIKSIILGIVEGITEFLPVSSTGHMVVFENLMRFRGDNPTYVGMYTYVIQLGAILAVVILYWKKIKETLVNFLPHKVGYEKSGFKFWFMIFIACIPGTICQLLLGDLADKYLFTPASVAMTLFLGGIWMIYAENKFRNKSAGDSGLDVTAKQALIIGTFQCLAIIPGMSRSASTIIGGWLSGLSTIAAAEFSFFLAIPVMVGMSALEILKIGGMANLTSVEIISLAVGFLVSFLVALIVVNGFILYLKKKPMRIFAVYRMIFAVVVLAAGFTGIFH